The proteins below are encoded in one region of Brassica napus cultivar Da-Ae chromosome A6, Da-Ae, whole genome shotgun sequence:
- the LOC106346392 gene encoding 40S ribosomal protein S15a → MVRISVLNDALKSMFNAEKRGKRQVMIRPSSKVIIKFLIVMQKHGYIGEFEYVDDHRSGKIVVELNGRLNKCGVISPRFDVGVKEIEGWTARLLPSRQFGYIVLTTSAGIMDHEEARRKNVGGKVLGFFY, encoded by the exons ATGGTGAGAATCAGTGTGCTCAACGATGCTCTCAAGAGCATGTTCAATGCCGAGAAACGTGGCAAGAGGCAGGTCATGATCAGGCCTTCTTCCAAAGTCATCATCAAGTTTCTCATCGTTATGCAGAAGCACG GTTACATCGGTGAGTTTGAGTATGTGGATGACCACCGATCCGGCAAAATCGTTGTCGAATTGAACGGAAGGTTGAACAAGTGTGGCGTTATCAGCCCTCGTTTTGATGTTGGTGTCAAGGAGATTGAAGGTTGGACTGCTCGTCTGCTTCCTTCCAGACAG TTTGGGTACATTGTGCTGACTACCTCTGCTGGTATTATGGACCATGAAGAAGCGAGGAGAAAGAATGTCGGAGGCAAGGTTCTCGGCTTCTTCTATTGA
- the LOC106346390 gene encoding glutelin type-B 5-like — protein MELDLTPKLPKQVYGGDGGSYFAWCPEELPMLKEGNIGAAKLALEQHGFAVPRYSDSPKVAYVLQGSGTAGIVLPEKEEKVIAIKEGDSIALPFGVVTWWFNSEETELVVLFLGETHKAHKRGQFTDFYLTGSNGIFTGFTTEFVGRAWDLDEGTVKKLVGSQTGKGIVKLDAGFKMPMAKSEDREGFVLNCLEAPLDVDIKDGGRVVVLNTKNLPLVGEVGFGADLVRIDAHSMCSPGFSCDSALQVTYIVAGSGRVQVVGADGKRVLETHIKAGSLFIVPRFFVVSKIADPEGMSWFSIVTTPDPIFTHLAGRTSVWKALSQEVLQAAFKVDPEVEQSFRSKRTSDAIFFPPSN, from the exons ATGGAGCTTGATCTTACACCGAAGTTGCCAAAGCAAGTGTACGGAGGAGATGGAGGATCGTACTTCGCGTGGTGCCCTGAAGAGCTTCCGATGCTGAAAGAGGGTAACATCGGAGCAGCGAAGCTCGCTCTTGAGCAGCACGGTTTCGCTGTTCCTCGTTACTCTGACTCTCCCAAGGTCGCCTACGTCCTTCAAG GATCTGGAACGGCGGGGATTGTACTCCCTGAGAAGGAGGAGAAGGTGATTGCTATCAAAGAAGGAGACTCCATTGCTCTCCCCTTTGGTGTGGTGACATGGTGGTTTAACAGCGAGGAGACAGAGCTTGTTGTCCTCTTCCTCGGTGAAACCCACAAGGCTCACAAGAGAGGACAGTTCACTGACTTTTACCTCACCGGCTCTAACGGAATCTTCACCGGTTTCACGACCGAGTTTGTTGGCAGGGCGTGGGATCTCGACGAGGGGACGGTTAagaagcttgtgggttctcagACCGGTAAAGGGATTGTGAAGCTTGACGCTGGTTTCAAGATGCCAATGGCCAAGAGCGAGGATCGTGAGGGGTTTGTGTTGAACTGTTTGGAAGCTCCTCTTGATGTAGACATCAAGGACGGTGGGAGAGTTGTTGTCTTGAACACTAAGAATCTTCCTCTTGTTGGGGAGGTTGGGTTTGGTGCTGATCTTGTTAGGATCGATGCGCATTCCATGTGTTCGCCAGGGTTCTCTTGTGACTCGGCTCTTCAGGTGACTTACATTGTTGCTGGGAGTGGGAGAGTCCAGGTCGTTGGCGCTGATGGGAAGAGAGTTCTTGAGACTCATATCAAGGCTGGTTCTCTCTTTATTGTTCCGAGGTTCTTTGTTGTTTCCAAGATTGCTGATCCTGAGGGCATGTCTTGGTTCTCTATTGTGACTACTCCCGA TCCGATCTTTACGCATTTGGCTGGGAGGACATCGGTTTGGAAGGCATTGTCTCAAGAGGTGCTGCAGGCGGCGTTTAAGGTTGATCCGGAGGTGGAGCAGTCTTTCCGTTCAAAGAGAACTTCGGACGCCATTTTCTTCCCTCCTTCCAACTGA
- the LOC106351212 gene encoding exocyst complex component EXO70H1-like, whose product MVLLKPSAFSKSPKPLPQQGGFSDSLIGDTVEAADAFVSQWVSPHLYDSSSTSCSLSSLFSAENRGEGRRFLDVLAKLHYAIQSAGLVNPDSAKLSQARDLMQTAMKYLEKEFYRVLKSNRRFFDSESISSLSSNENVEGDADAIEDLKMIANCMISSGYEKDCVKIYKKLRRKMIVEALSNLGFEKLTSAQMQKLEWEILEKKIKGWVRLAKVAFVTLFNGERILCDRIFSTSSSSSSVSIAESTFVEITLQSALKLFIFPITVAKCKKTAEKIFPTLDVYQTILHVIPQIEQIFSYDSTACVRSQAAESLEKLGESVNAMMIEFQSSITKESSKSPIPCGGVHQLTRYVMNFIVFLADYSDSLTAIIKDKESSLPLPEDYYNNSNNNEENPGNAGSPMAARLAWLILVLLCKIDAKSRLYSDAALSYLFLANNLHYVLIKVRTSNLKVVLGDDWVANHEVKVTQYLEKYEKMAWGDVIASLPGVSTAAAKAEEALRRFNKAFEETYKKHKNWVVPDPKLRDEIKASIASKLMGGYTGFYKKYPVGSSDIVRFTPEDLNGYISDLYIGLRGSVPVSTN is encoded by the coding sequence ATGGTTCTCTTAAAACCTTCTGCGTTTTCAAAATCACCTAAGCCTCTTCCACAGCAAGGCGGCTTCTCCGACTCTCTGATCGGTGATACTGTCGAGGCAGCTGATGCTTTTGTAAGCCAATGGGTCTCACCACACCTCTACGATTCTTCTTCCACTTCCTGCAGCCTCTCTTCCCTTTTCTCCGCGGAGAACCGCGGAGAAGGAAGACGCTTCCTCGACGTCCTGGCCAAGTTACATTACGCTATACAGAGCGCCGGTTTGGTGAATCCGGACTCCGCTAAGCTTTCTCAAGCACGTGATCTGATGCAGACGGCTATGAAGTATTTGGAGAAGGAGTTTTATCGCGTTTTGAAATCGAACCGCCGATTTTTTGATTCAGAATCTATCTCTAGTTTGTCTAGTAACGAGAATGTAGAAGGAGATGCTGATGCTATCGAGGATTTGAAGATGATTGCGAACTGCATGATCTCATCCGGTTACGAGAAAGATTGTGTTAAGATTTATAAGAAACTCAGAAGAAAGATGATCGTCGAGGCCTTGTCTAACCTAGGATTCGAGAAGCTAACATCTGCGCAGATGCAGAAGCTAGAATGGGAGATTCTCGAGAAGAAGATCAAAGGTTGGGTGAGGCTTGCTAAAGTAGCATTCGTCACGCTCTTTAATGGAGAACGAATCCTCTGCGATCGAATCTTCTCCACATCCTCCTCTTCCTCATCCGTCTCCATCGCTGAGTCTACCTTCGTCGAGATTACGCTGCAGAGCGCGTTGAAACTCTTTATCTTCCCGATAACCGTCGCGAAATGCAAGAAGACAGCAGAGAAAATCTTTCCCACGCTCGACGTTTACCAGACGATCTTGCACGTTATTCCCCAAATCGAGCAGATCTTCAGCTATGATTCAACCGCCTGCGTGCGATCGCAGGCGGCTGAATCTCTGGAGAAGCTCGGAGAGTCCGTGAACGCGATGATGATCGAGTTCCAATCGTCGATCACGAAAGAGTCTTCCAAATCGCCGATTCCATGTGGGGGAGTCCATCAGCTCACGAGGTACGTGATGAACTTCATCGTCTTCCTCGCGGATTACAGCGACTCGCTCACCGCCATTATCAAGGACAAGGAATCCTCGTTGCCTTTACCGGAGGATTACTATAATAACAGCAACAACAACGAAGAGAATCCAGGAAACGCTGGCTCTCCGATGGCAGCGAGGCTCGCGTGGCTGATACTCGTCTTGCTCTGCAAAATCGACGCCAAATCTCGTCTCTACAGCGACGCGGCGCTCTCGTATCTCTTCCTCGCCAACAACCTCCACTATGTCTTGATCAAGGTGCGTACGTCGAACCTCAAGGTCGTTCTGGGAGACGACTGGGTGGCGAATCACGAGGTTAAGGTGACTCAGTACCTCGAGAAGTACGAGAAAATGGCCTGGGGAGATGTGATCGCGTCGCTCCCGGGGGTTTCGACGGCGGCAGCGAAAGCGGAGGAGGCTTTGAGACGGTTCAACAAGGCGTTTGAGGAGACGTACAAGAAGCATAAGAATTGGGTCGTACCCGACCCGAAATTGAGAGACGAGATCAAAGCGTCTATAGCGAGTAAGCTCATGGGCGGGTATACGGGTTTCTATAAGAAGTATCCGGTCGGATCTTCGGATATTGTCAGATTTACCCCTGAAGATCTCAATGGTTACATATCCGACTTGTATATCGGCTTGAGAGGATCCGTGCCCGTATCCACAAACTAA
- the LOC106346389 gene encoding 3-ketoacyl-CoA synthase 3-like, with the protein MDILCILSSLLILYLIFKIWKHIDSKRDQNCYILDYQCHKPSDDRMLSTQISGEIIRRNKHLRLNEYKFLLKAIVSSGIGEQTYAPRIYFEGREESPTIQDALSEMEEFYIDTIEKLLKRNKLKPKDIDVLVVNVSMLNSTPSLSARIIKHYKMREDVKVFNLTAMGCSASVISIDIVKNIFKTYKNKLALVVTSESLSPNWYSGNNRSMILANCLFRSGGCAVLLTNKRCLSGRAMFKLKCLVRTHHGAREDSFNACVQKEDELGRVGVHLDKTLPKAATRAFVDNLKVITPKILPVTELFRFMLSLLLKKHRRSPSKGSTSNVAQAAPKAGINFKTGIDHFCIHTGGKAVIDAIGYSLDLTEYDLEPARMTLHRFGNTSASSLWYVLGYMEAKKRLKRGDRVFMISFGAGFKCNSCVWEVVRDLSVGECLGNVWNHCIDQYPPKSLLNPFLEKYGWIREEEDADTFKFRT; encoded by the coding sequence atggATATTCTCTgtatcctctcttctcttctcattCTTTACCTAATCTTCAAGATCTGGAAACACATAGATTCCAAAAGAGATCAAAACTGCTACATCTTGGACTATCAATGCCACAAACCTTCAGATGATCGTATGCTGAGTACTCAAATCAGCGGTGAGATCATCCGTCGAAACAAACACCTTAGACTCAACGAGTATAAGTTCCTCCTCAAAGCCATTGTTAGTTCAGGAATCGGAGAGCAAACCTACGCACCACGTATCTACTTTGAAGGACGTGAAGAGTCTCCTACCATACAAGACGCTCTCTCGGAGATGGAAGAGTTTTACATTGACACAATCGAGAAACTCCTAAAGAGAAACAAACTCAAACCTAAGGACATCGACGTACTCGTGGTCAACGTCTCCAtgctcaactcaacaccttcTCTATCCGCAAGAATCATTAAACATTACAAAATGAGAGAAGACGTGAAGGTTTTCAACTTGACGGCGATGGGATGTAGCGCGAGTGTTATCTCTATAGATATTgtcaaaaacattttcaaaacgtACAAGAACAAGCTTGCTCTTGTTGTAACGTCCGAGTCACTTAGTCCTAATTGGTACAGCGGAAACAACCGGTCTATGATCCTTGCTAACTGCTTGTTCCGCTCCGGTGGCTGCGCGGTTCTTTTGACCAACAAGCGTTGTCTAAGCGGTAGAGCCATGTTTAAGCTGAAGTGTTTGGTGAGAACGCACCATGGAGCAAGAGAGGACTCATTCAACGCGTGTGTTCAAAAAGAAGACGAGCTAGGCCGTGTCGGTGTCCACTTAGACAAGACTCTTCCAAAGGCAGCCACTCGTGCTTTCGTGGACAACCTCAAAGTCATCACTCCCAAGATTCTTCCCGTGACGGAGCTCTTTAGGTTTATGCTGTCTCTTCTCCTCAAGAAGCATCGTAGAAGCCCTAGCAAAGGCTCCACGTCCAACGTGGCTCAAGCAGCTCCAAAGGCGGGGATTAACTTCAAAACCGGTATTGACCATTTTTGCATTCACACGGGAGGCAAAGCGGTTATCGACGCGATTGGTTATAGTCTTGACTTAACCGAGTACGATCTTGAACCGGCGAGGATGACGCTACACCGGTTTGGGAACACGTCAGCGAGTAGCTTGTGGTATGTTTTGGGGTACATGGAAGCGAAGAAGAGGCTGAAGAGAGGAGATAGAGTGTTCATGATAAGCTTTGGTGCTGGTTTCAAGTGTAATAGCTGCGTTTGGGAAGTTGTGAGAGATCTTAGCGTTGGAGAATGTTTAGGGAATGTGTGGAACCATTGCATTGATCAGTACCCACCAAAGTCGTTGTTGAATCCTTTTCTTGAGAAGTATGGTTGGAttcgtgaagaagaagatgctgaTACGTTCAAGTTCCGTACGTGA
- the LOC106349742 gene encoding uncharacterized protein LOC106349742 codes for MYHRIPSLMEPFLRRVSARWPVIVQATTWTVLLMITVAVASFAPELAFVSTVSSSCGRGDGFVKIPMDFPGESVCVPSHMVKRSRFDLFMPPIFAAVMVTASACLIRSCFGTEDMDDV; via the coding sequence ATGTATCACCGTATTCCGTCGCTAATGGAGCCGTTTCTCAGAAGAGTCTCGGCTCGTTGGCCTGTCATCGTTCAGGCTACAACGTGGACGGTGCTCCTCATGATCACTGTAGCCGTGGCTTCTTTCGCTCCCGAGTTAGCTTTTGTGTCTACGGTGTCGTCTTCGTGCGGTCGAGGAGATGGGTTCGTGAAGATTCCGATGGATTTTCCGGGGGAGAGTGTGTGCGTGCCGTCTCACATGGTGAAGAGATCGCGTTTCGATTTGTTCATGCCTCCTATTTTCGCAGCGGTTATGGTGACGGCGTCGGCTTGTTTGATCCGATCGTGTTTTGGAACGGAGGATATGGACGATGTATGA
- the LOC106346383 gene encoding ankyrin repeat-containing protein At5g02620-like has translation MCLCPKNFSFLIKPLLIFLFLPLHLLSFFVLKSFYFWIKSFLTFTRPPNFFCLWCLQFLASWLYQQQKMEGEEDTVPKKKMAKQLTGKREDTLLHSAVRRGNKDEVVEILTKTREPQLNELLGKQNQSGETALYVAAEYGDVEIVKEMIKRYDLSLVEIKARNGFDAFHIAAKQGDLDVLKVLAEAHSELAMTVDLLNTTALHTAATQGHTEVVNFLLELGSSLAGIAKSNGKTALHSASRNGHVKVVKALLASEPAIAIRMDKKGQTALHMAAKGTNVEVIEELIKADRSSINIADTKGNTALHIAARKGRSQIVKLLLDNNITDTKAVNRTGETALDTAEKVGNPEVALILQKHGVPSAKTIKPSGANPARELKQTVSDIKHEVHNQLEHTRQTRRRVQGIAKQLNKMHTEGLNNAINSTTVVAVLIATVAFAAIFTVPGQYVEDITNLPDGHSLGEANIASTTPFIIFFIFDSIALFISLAVVVVQTSVVVIESKAKKQMMAVINKLMWLACVLISVAFLALSFVVVGEEEKWLAIWVTAIGATIMITTLGTMCYWIIQHKIEAANARNIRRSSINNSKSGSWGIPQLTDTDVLQNECKKMYAI, from the exons ATGTGCCTATGTCCAAAAaacttttcatttcttataaaacctttactgatcttcttgtttcttccacttcatcttctctctttcttcgtCTTAAAATCATTTTACTTTTGGATCAAGTCCTTCTTAACCTTCACACGACCACCAAACTTCTTCTGTCTTTGGTGTTTGCAGTTTTTAGCCTCGTGGCTGTATCAACAGCAAAAAATGGAAGGGGAAGAAGACACCGTGCCAAAGAAGAAAATGGCGAAACAGCTGACCGGAAAACGCGAAGACACGCTGCTCCATTCAGCTGTGAGACGTGGAAACAAGGACGAAGTAGTTGAGATTCTTACAAAAACCAGAGAGCCTCAGTTGAATGAGCTGTTGGGGAAACAGAACCAATCAGGTGAGACCGCACTCTACGTTGCAGCAGAGTATGGTGATGTTGAGATTGTTAAAGAGATGATCAAACGCTATGATCTTTCTCTTGTTGAGATCAAAGCAAGAAACGGGTTCGATGCCTTCCACATTGCTGCCAAGCAAGGAGATCTCG ATGTGTTGAAGGTTTTAGCAGAGGCTCACTCGGAGCTAGCCATGACGGTGGATTTGTTGAACACAACGGCACTGCACACAGCTGCAACGCAAGGACACACGGAGGTTGTAAACTTTCTACTGGAACTTGGAAGCAGCCTAGCGGGAATCGCCAAGAGCAACGGTAAGACCGCACTCCACTCTGCGTCAAGGAACGGGCACGTGAAGGTCGTCAAGGCTCTATTAGCATCAGAGCCAGCGATTGCAATCAGGATGGACAAGAAAGGCCAAACAGCGCTTCACATGGCAGCTAAAGGAACAAACGTCGAGGTCATAGAGGAGCTCATCAAAGCGGATAGATCCTCTATAAACATAGCAGACACAAAGGGAAACACGGCGTTGCACATCGCAGCTAGAAAAGGAAGATCACAGATCGTTAAGCTGCTGCTAGACAACAACATAACGGACACAAAAGCTGTTAACAGAACGGGAGAAACGGCGCTCGACACAGCGGAGAAGGTTGGGAACCCAGAGGTGGCTCTTATATTACAGAAGCACGGCGTCCCCAGCGCCAAGACCATTAAGCCCTCAGGGGCTAACCCTGCTAGGGAGCTGAAACAGACAGTAAGCGATATCAAGCATGAGGTTCATAATCAACTTGAGCACACGCGCCAGACGAGAAGACGCGTTCAAGGAATCGCAAAACAGCTCAACAAAATGCACACGGAAGGTCTCAACAACGCGATCAACTCAACCACTGTTGTGGCCGTGCTGATAGCTACGGTTGCCTTTGCAGCTATCTTCACTGTCCCGGGGCAGTACGTAGAAGACATAACTAATCTTCCAGATGGGCATTCACTAGGAGAAGCCAACATTGCATCAACGACCCCGTTCataatcttcttcatctttgacTCCATCGCACTCTTCATCTCATTAGCAGTTGTGGTGGTTCAGACGTCGGTGGTGGTGATAGAGAGCAAGGCCAAGAAGCAGATGATGGCTGTGATAAACAAACTCATGTGGCTCGCCTGCGTTCTTATCTCTGTTGCCTTTTTGGCTCTGTCGTTTGTTGTCGTTGGTGAAGAAGAGAAGTGGCTAGCTATTTGGGTGACTGCTATTGGTGCGACTATCATGATCACTACGTTAGGGACCATGTGCTACTGGATTATACAGCACAAGATTGAAGCCGCCAATGCGAGAAACATAAGAAGATCCTCCATCAACAACAGTAAATCTGGTTCTTGGGGGATTCCTCAGCTTACGGATACAGATGTTCTCCAAAACGAGTGTAAGAAAATGTATGCAATCTGA